From the Armatimonas rosea genome, the window CTGTCCTCGTGCCTCGGACACAAAGGGCTCCGCCCATCCCGAATATGGCCGAAGGCCTTCGTGTCGGAGCCTGCGACGACAGCAAGACGCCCCGGTCCATCGGGGCGACCTCGTTTGGGAGCGATCCTAACTAGACAAGCCCCTGCCGGGCAGCCAGTAGCGCGGCCTCGGCGCGGGAGTTTACTTCGAGCTTCTCGAAGATCTTGGAGATGTGGTTCTTGACAGTCTTCTCCGAGATAAACAGGGAGTCGGCGATCTCTTTGTTGCGCATGCCCTTGCCGATAAAGCTCAGAACTTCGCGCTCCCGGTCGGTGAGCTGGGCGAAGACAGCGTTATCGGCGGCTTTCTGCACCGTGAGACGGCCAAACTCGGCGAGGATGCGGGTGATGAGAACGGGGTTAAGCAGAGACTCCCCCCGGGCGACCGCGCGAATGGCGGCGAGCGCGTCCTCGGGCGGGGAGTCTTTGAGGACATAGCCCCGGGCACCCGCCTTGATCGCCGCAAAGACCTTGTCGTCGTCGCCGTAGATCGTCAGGATCACGACTTGGGTCTCGGGGAGCTCCTTGCGGATGGTCTCCGTCACCTCAATTCCCGTCAGCTTGGGCATCCCGATATCGGTGAGGAGCACATCGGGCTTCTGGGCGCGGCAGACCGAGAGGGCACGCTCCCCATCGGAGGCGGTCCCGACCACCTGGATGTCCTCTTCCAGCCCGAGGATCTGCGCGAGGGTCTCGCGGGTCATGGTCTGGTCTTCTGCGATCACAAGGCGAATCTTTTCCATGGTTCACTTTCTCAGGGAGCGCCCGGGAGCGGGCTTGGGAGTGGCGTGATTGGCCGTGGGTTCGGGGGGGCTGACCAAAAACAACAGCGCCGGAACCGCGAGCCAGAGGGGCAGGAGCAGGAGCAAGAGCGAGCGCAGCAGCCCGAGGGTCTTGAGGTAGAACTCGACCGGCATGACCTCATTGTTGAGCGTGTAGCCCGAGCTGCTGGTGATGCGCTGGATCTCTTCCTCCAGGGCGTTGATGTTGCGGTCGGAGCGCTTGATGCTCTCCGAGGCGACCTTGAGCGCTTGCGTCCCGATCAGCGCAGAACAAACAAAGAGAGACGCCACGACACAGGCAAAGTAGTGCACGCGGGTGTCGGTGCTTGCCAGCGCTCCCGCCGCCCAGAGCGCCGCGACCAGGTTGGCGACCAGAAAGACAGTGGCCCCGGCGACGATCAAGCCCACATTGTGGCGCCAGTGGACATGGATCTCAAAGATACGGCGCTCGACACGCTCGACATTGGTATGGTGCGGGAGCGGGGGATCGTCCTGCGGCGGATCGAACTCGGGTAGGTCAAGGCTCATGGTGTTTTACAGCGCCTCCGTCCGGTAGGAGTGGGCCACTAGTGCAACATACTCCGAAAGTCCTGCATCGGCAAGGTCGTAGTTGACCGCGGTGCGGAGCGCGACTAGTGCATCCCCAACCGACTTGGCCATCCGGTCCGCGACCCACTGCGGGTAGGGCTCGCGAATCTCGGGGCTGACCACCTGCGCCTTGACCGTGGCAAAGACCTCGGCGAGGCGCTCGGGGCTCTGGGTGATTTCTTTTTTGATCTCCAGGCGGAAGGCATGGCTCCAGGGCTGCGGCTTGTAGTAGGTGGCAAAGAGGCCATCGGTGCGGACCTGGGAGACCGCCTCGTTGACCGCCTCGCGCACCTGCTCCCGGACCGCATCGGAGGGGGTGAGCTTCTGAATCTCCTTGGCGATCCAGTTGCGCTTGCTCTTTTGGGTCAGCCCCAGCGGAACGGGCTCGGTGAACTCGTCCTCTTTGAGCAGCAGGGTCATGGCCGTGCGGTCGTCGAGCTTGAGCTGCCCCCCGAGCCAGGTCTCGCCGAGGTCGCGCGTGCCATCGTACTTGACCACGGCGACAATCTCCGGCTTGAACATCGCGGTGTGGAGCGCATCGGCGGTGGCGTAGTGCTCGAAGTTGTGCGCGAGCTCCTGGCGCAGGCCGTCGTTGCCGATACTCAGCGCGGCGTTGAGGGAGATCACGGGGGTGAGGTGCGAGCCATCCAGCAGGACAATCCGGTGGGGCGCGGTGTGGAGCAGGGAGAGCTCTAGGGTTGTCATTACCGCGCGGCAGGTGCTCCCGGTCGCCTCGCCCTCGTGCTGGAGGGTTTTCTGCCAGGCGGCAAAGGGAATATCGGCCCAGATGCCCTGGCCCCCCAGCCCCTCGACCCCCACCGCAACGGCGAGCGCGGTGTCCATGCCCAGGCCTTTTTCCACAGCGGCTCCGCCGTCGATGGCGCAGCAAGGCTGGGGCTCGACACAGGGAAGATCGTCGGTGTGGCGGATACGGCCCGCGAGCTGGAGCTGCATGCGGAGCGCCTCACGGCGGGAGTCAACGCTCTCAAAGAGCTCCCGGACGCCGCCGGCGACCTCGGCGGCTTTTCCTAGAATCTGGCGAACAATCTGGTCGGGGAGGTCGGCACCAATATCGGATGACATTACGAGGATTGTACCTGGTTTGAAAACCATTGCCCGGACAACGAAAGAAGCCCGGACACTCGTTGTCCGGGCTGATCCTCGGGCTCTTCGCTACGCCTTGAGCAGGCCGTACTCAATCGAGTCGACAATCGCTTGCCAGCTAGCCTCGATCAAGTTGGGGCTTACCCCGACGGTCGCCCACATGTGGCCGTGGTGGTCGGTGGACTCGACAATCGTGCGGACCTTGGCGGCGGTGCCCTCGCCGGTGGTCACGACGCGCACCTTGTAGTCGGTGAGGGCGATGTCCTTGAGCTGTGGGTAGGCGGGCTCTAGGGCCTTGCGGAGCGCCAGATCAAGCGCGTTGACCGGGCCATCGCCCTCCGCGACCGCGTTGACCTCCTCGCCATTGACCAGGATCTTGATGGTCGCCTCGGTGACCGGGACCGTGTCGCAGGCGCGCTTGCCGATAAAGACCCGGAAGGTGACCAGCTCGAAGAAGCGGCGGTAGGTGCCGGTGGCCTTCTTCAGGAGCAGCTCGAAGCTCGCCTCCGCGGCCTCAAAGGAGTAGCCCTCGTGCTCCATGCTCGTGACTGTTAGCAGGAGCTCCTTGGCGACTGGCGACTTCTTATCCAGCGCGTAGCCCAGCTCGTTGGCCTTCTGCGCGATACTGGCGCTCCCGGCCTGCTCGCTCACCAGGATGCGGCGCTGGTTGCCCACGGCACTCGGCTCGATATGGTCGTAGGCGCGCGGCCACTTGGAGATCGCATCGGCGTGGAGGCCCGCCTTGTGGGTGAAGGCATTGCGCCCGACAAAGGCCGCCTTGGGGTTGGGCGAGAAGTTGGCGACCTCGTCCACAAAGTGCGAGAGTGCGGTCAGCTCCTCCAGCGCGCCCTCGGGGAGGCAGTCGTAGCCGAGCTTGAGGCGCAGGTTGGCGATCACGGGTACCAGATTGGCGTTGCCCGTGCGCTCCCCAAAGCCATTGACCGTCCCCTGAACCTGGGTCGCGCCAGCACGCACGGCCGCCAGCGCATTGGCCGTCCCACAGTCGCCGTCGTTGTGGGGGTGCATCGCGATCCGGGTCTGGGGGTAGGCCGCGACCAGGGCCGCGATCGTCTCCCCAATCTCATGGGGAAGGGCACCGCCGTTGGTGTCACAGGGGCAGAGCCAGTCCGCGCCCCCCTCGACCGCGGCGCTCAGACAGGCCCTTGCGTAGGTCTCGTCGTCTTTGAAGCCATCGAAGAAGTGCTCCCCATCGAAGACCACCTCCTTGCCATGTGCCTTGAGGTAGGCCACGGACTCACGGATCATCGCGAGGTTCTCGTCGAGCGGGATGCGCAGGGTCTCGGAGACATGGCGGCTGTGGGTCTTGCCAACAATGGTCACCACGGGGGTCTCGGCCTCCAGTAGGTAGCGCAGGAGAGCGCTCTCCTCGACCGTCTCACCAGCCTTGCGGGTCATGCCAAACGCGGCGAGCCGGGCGTGCTGGAGCGGCTCGGCCTTGAGGCGGGCAAAGAACTCGGTGTCCTTGGGGACCGCGCCGGGCCAGCCGCCCTCGATATAGTCGATCCCAAAGGCATCCAGCCGCCGTGCGATTCGCAGCTTGTCCTCAACGGAAAACGAGACCCCCTCCATCTGGGAGCCGTCGCGCAGGGTCGTGTCGTAGATCAGTACTTTCATGGTTCTCCAATGTGTTATCGGGCTTAGGCACCAAAACAAAAGCGCCCCCACGCAAGGAAGGGACGCCTGCTAAGCCCGCTGCGGACGCGACCTTGCGCCCGCCCAGCATCCCTATCGGTGGGGACGCGGGGTAATCTGTGCGATGCCGCCGCTGCGGTGGAAGAAGTTCATCTGTGCTTGTTATATCACGGCCGGATCGCGCCTGGCGCGTTGTCGGCGCGCCAGCGCTGGATAATGTCCTCCAGCACCAGCCTGCGAAGAATATCCTCGACCACCTCCGGGTGCTCTTTCCAGAGCTGGTAGACATCGAGGTCTTGCTTCTGGCGCTGGAACTCGGGCGGCAGGGAGTCTTGGATCGCGCGCCAGTCAAAGACCAGGTCGATCCCACTGCGCTTGGCTTCGTCGGTGCGGGTGGTCTGTGGGGCGAAGAGGTGGGCCCTGATGTCACGGGAGATCAAGATCGAGTACTCGGGAAAGCCCGTAAACGCATACCTACTCTGGGCAGGGTTCCAGTACCAGTGGGCGCTGGGGGCACTGTAGAGCACCCGAACCCGCACGGGA encodes:
- a CDS encoding DNA double-strand break repair nuclease NurA; this translates as MSSDIGADLPDQIVRQILGKAAEVAGGVRELFESVDSRREALRMQLQLAGRIRHTDDLPCVEPQPCCAIDGGAAVEKGLGMDTALAVAVGVEGLGGQGIWADIPFAAWQKTLQHEGEATGSTCRAVMTTLELSLLHTAPHRIVLLDGSHLTPVISLNAALSIGNDGLRQELAHNFEHYATADALHTAMFKPEIVAVVKYDGTRDLGETWLGGQLKLDDRTAMTLLLKEDEFTEPVPLGLTQKSKRNWIAKEIQKLTPSDAVREQVREAVNEAVSQVRTDGLFATYYKPQPWSHAFRLEIKKEITQSPERLAEVFATVKAQVVSPEIREPYPQWVADRMAKSVGDALVALRTAVNYDLADAGLSEYVALVAHSYRTEAL
- a CDS encoding response regulator, whose amino-acid sequence is MEKIRLVIAEDQTMTRETLAQILGLEEDIQVVGTASDGERALSVCRAQKPDVLLTDIGMPKLTGIEVTETIRKELPETQVVILTIYGDDDKVFAAIKAGARGYVLKDSPPEDALAAIRAVARGESLLNPVLITRILAEFGRLTVQKAADNAVFAQLTDREREVLSFIGKGMRNKEIADSLFISEKTVKNHISKIFEKLEVNSRAEAALLAARQGLV
- the cimA gene encoding citramalate synthase → MKVLIYDTTLRDGSQMEGVSFSVEDKLRIARRLDAFGIDYIEGGWPGAVPKDTEFFARLKAEPLQHARLAAFGMTRKAGETVEESALLRYLLEAETPVVTIVGKTHSRHVSETLRIPLDENLAMIRESVAYLKAHGKEVVFDGEHFFDGFKDDETYARACLSAAVEGGADWLCPCDTNGGALPHEIGETIAALVAAYPQTRIAMHPHNDGDCGTANALAAVRAGATQVQGTVNGFGERTGNANLVPVIANLRLKLGYDCLPEGALEELTALSHFVDEVANFSPNPKAAFVGRNAFTHKAGLHADAISKWPRAYDHIEPSAVGNQRRILVSEQAGSASIAQKANELGYALDKKSPVAKELLLTVTSMEHEGYSFEAAEASFELLLKKATGTYRRFFELVTFRVFIGKRACDTVPVTEATIKILVNGEEVNAVAEGDGPVNALDLALRKALEPAYPQLKDIALTDYKVRVVTTGEGTAAKVRTIVESTDHHGHMWATVGVSPNLIEASWQAIVDSIEYGLLKA